The following proteins are encoded in a genomic region of Streptomyces sp. NBC_01723:
- a CDS encoding Stk1 family PASTA domain-containing Ser/Thr kinase, which translates to MSQDAGQGRYAGRALAGGRYQLRDLLGEGGMASVHLAYDSVLDRQVAIKTLHTELGREQAFRERFRREAQAVAKLTHTNIVSVFDTGEDELDSMTTPYIVMEYVEGRPLGSVLDEDVRQQGAMPADKALKITADVLAALEISHEMGLVHRDIKPGNVMMTKRGVVKVMDFGIARAMQSGVTSMTQTGMVVGTPQYLSPEQALGRGVDARSDLYSVGIMLFQLVTGRLPFDADSPLAIAYAHVQEEPVAPSSVNRSLPPAVDALVARALKKNPNERFPSAEAMRDECLRVAQSFHAAPPSIVPGAAAASGAGVGSAVFPPVDQGTPAPTGPVQTPYQPTPAPNPYGGPAPATHSPAAYGYPQQGGYQTPAPYGQHGQQGASTPPPYNLTPSAPASGGAGGGRNNKPVIIGSIVVAVVAVGGLVGALLMNGGGGEDPEGGGSPSASVSASKAAGYRGPDKTKTIEKDECTEPEESYNDPDKIKVPDFTFKYIGSVKECFNAAGWRMKVVEVDENTYGEGSIRDQFPAAGTDVDPEDMPEIQLKVSTGNPASE; encoded by the coding sequence ATGAGCCAGGACGCCGGACAGGGCCGGTACGCGGGGCGCGCGCTCGCCGGCGGCCGTTACCAGCTGCGCGACTTGCTCGGTGAGGGCGGTATGGCCTCCGTGCACCTGGCGTACGACTCGGTCCTCGACCGCCAGGTCGCGATCAAGACGCTCCACACCGAGCTGGGCCGGGAACAGGCCTTCCGCGAGCGCTTCCGCCGCGAGGCCCAGGCCGTGGCCAAGCTCACGCACACCAACATCGTCTCGGTCTTCGACACCGGCGAGGACGAGCTGGACTCCATGACGACGCCGTACATCGTCATGGAGTACGTCGAGGGCCGCCCGCTGGGCTCGGTGCTCGACGAGGACGTCCGGCAGCAGGGCGCGATGCCCGCCGACAAGGCGCTGAAGATCACCGCGGACGTGCTGGCGGCCCTGGAGATCAGCCACGAGATGGGCCTGGTCCACCGGGACATCAAGCCGGGCAACGTGATGATGACCAAGCGCGGCGTGGTCAAGGTCATGGACTTCGGCATCGCCCGCGCCATGCAGTCCGGCGTCACCTCGATGACGCAGACCGGCATGGTGGTCGGCACCCCGCAGTACCTCTCCCCCGAACAGGCCCTCGGCCGCGGCGTGGACGCCCGCTCCGACCTGTACTCGGTCGGCATCATGCTGTTCCAACTGGTCACCGGGCGACTGCCGTTCGACGCGGACTCGCCGCTGGCCATCGCGTACGCGCACGTGCAGGAGGAGCCGGTGGCCCCCTCCTCGGTCAACCGGTCGCTGCCCCCGGCGGTGGACGCGCTGGTGGCCCGCGCCCTGAAGAAGAACCCGAACGAACGCTTCCCGAGCGCCGAGGCCATGCGGGACGAGTGCCTGCGGGTGGCGCAGTCCTTCCACGCCGCCCCGCCGAGCATCGTGCCCGGCGCGGCCGCGGCGAGCGGCGCCGGTGTCGGCTCCGCGGTCTTCCCGCCGGTCGACCAGGGCACCCCGGCCCCCACCGGCCCCGTCCAGACGCCGTACCAGCCGACTCCGGCCCCGAACCCGTACGGCGGCCCGGCACCCGCCACGCACTCGCCCGCCGCCTACGGCTATCCGCAGCAGGGCGGCTACCAGACGCCCGCCCCCTACGGACAGCACGGGCAGCAGGGCGCGTCCACGCCGCCGCCGTACAACCTGACGCCGTCGGCCCCGGCCTCCGGCGGCGCGGGCGGGGGCAGGAACAACAAGCCGGTGATCATCGGCTCGATCGTGGTCGCCGTGGTGGCCGTCGGCGGACTGGTCGGCGCGCTGCTGATGAACGGCGGCGGCGGTGAGGACCCGGAGGGCGGCGGCTCCCCCAGCGCCTCCGTGTCGGCGTCGAAGGCGGCGGGCTACCGCGGGCCGGACAAGACGAAGACCATCGAGAAGGACGAGTGCACCGAGCCGGAGGAGTCGTACAACGACCCCGACAAGATCAAGGTGCCGGACTTCACGTTCAAGTACATCGGCTCGGTCAAGGAGTGCTTCAACGCCGCGGGCTGGCGGATGAAGGTCGTCGAGGTCGACGAGAACACGTACGGCGAGGGCTCGATCCGGGACCAGTTCCCGGCGGCCGGCACGGACGTCGACCCGGAGGACATGCCGGAGATCCAGCTCAAGGTCTCGACGGGCAACCCGGCCTCCGAGTGA
- a CDS encoding protein kinase domain-containing protein: MAQQQRAQGPSDPEANGGGMADAPETWGNGGLVGDGRYRLTRRLGRGGMAEVFAAEDVRLGRTVAVKLLRADLAEDPVSKARFTREAQSVAGLNHHAIVAVYDSGEDFVGGQSVPYIVMEIVEGRTIRDLLLNAEAPGPEQALIIVSGVLEALAYSHQHGIVHRDIKPANVIITNNGAVKVMDFGIARALHGASTTMTQTGMVMGTPQYLSPEQALGKAVDHRSDLYATGCLLYELLALRPPFTGETPLSVVYQHVQDIPTPPSEVSDATPPELDGLVMRSLAKEPDDRFQTAEEMRGLVQYGLQMLYEQGSHTGTWNTGPVTAHDGRQTPAAGLAGTSVMPNAGHGASGTQQIPQPILPGRYGGGDDGGFEGNGNKGSGRGKLWILAVLAVIAIAAGVALALNNGDDGKGGTDTDKSPSASVSESTGDESPSPSPSDEETQENTDPGTDQDNGGGGTGGGDWTPSYSPSYTPSQSQTEEPTGDPTGDPTGDPTTPTDDPTTDPTGPTGDPTGDPTGGTEGGGGTGAPGGEGDNG, translated from the coding sequence ATGGCACAGCAGCAGCGCGCCCAGGGCCCGTCCGATCCCGAGGCGAATGGCGGCGGTATGGCTGACGCGCCGGAGACCTGGGGCAACGGCGGCCTGGTCGGCGACGGCCGGTACCGGCTGACCCGCAGACTCGGGCGGGGTGGCATGGCCGAGGTGTTCGCCGCCGAGGACGTCCGCCTGGGCCGCACCGTGGCGGTCAAGCTGCTCCGTGCCGATCTGGCCGAGGACCCGGTCTCCAAGGCGCGCTTCACACGCGAGGCGCAGTCGGTGGCCGGCCTCAACCACCACGCGATCGTCGCCGTGTACGACTCCGGCGAGGACTTCGTCGGCGGCCAGTCCGTGCCGTACATCGTGATGGAGATCGTCGAGGGCCGCACCATCCGCGACCTCCTCCTGAACGCCGAGGCGCCCGGCCCCGAGCAGGCGCTGATCATCGTCTCCGGTGTCCTGGAGGCGCTCGCCTACTCGCACCAGCACGGCATCGTGCACCGCGACATCAAGCCTGCCAACGTCATCATCACCAACAACGGCGCGGTGAAGGTGATGGACTTCGGCATCGCACGCGCCCTGCACGGCGCGTCCACGACGATGACGCAGACCGGCATGGTCATGGGCACCCCGCAGTACCTCTCCCCGGAGCAGGCCCTCGGCAAGGCCGTGGACCACCGCTCCGACCTGTACGCGACCGGCTGCCTGCTCTACGAACTGCTCGCACTGCGCCCGCCGTTCACCGGCGAGACCCCGCTGTCCGTGGTCTACCAGCACGTCCAGGACATCCCGACGCCGCCGTCCGAGGTCTCCGACGCCACCCCGCCGGAGCTGGACGGCCTCGTGATGCGCTCCCTGGCCAAGGAGCCCGACGACCGGTTCCAGACGGCCGAGGAGATGCGCGGGCTGGTCCAGTACGGGCTCCAGATGCTCTACGAGCAGGGCAGCCACACCGGTACCTGGAACACCGGCCCGGTCACCGCGCACGACGGCCGGCAGACGCCGGCGGCCGGTCTCGCCGGCACGTCGGTGATGCCGAACGCCGGCCACGGCGCGTCGGGCACCCAGCAGATCCCGCAGCCGATCCTGCCCGGCCGCTACGGCGGGGGCGACGACGGCGGCTTCGAGGGCAACGGCAACAAGGGCAGCGGCCGCGGCAAGCTGTGGATACTGGCCGTCCTCGCGGTCATCGCCATCGCGGCCGGCGTCGCGCTGGCCCTGAACAACGGCGATGACGGCAAGGGCGGCACCGACACGGACAAGAGCCCGTCCGCCAGCGTCTCGGAGAGCACCGGCGACGAGTCGCCCAGCCCGTCGCCCAGCGACGAGGAGACGCAGGAGAACACCGACCCGGGCACGGACCAGGACAACGGCGGGGGCGGCACCGGCGGCGGCGACTGGACGCCGTCGTACTCACCCTCGTACACGCCCTCCCAGAGTCAGACGGAGGAGCCGACGGGCGACCCCACCGGCGACCCGACCGGCGATCCGACGACGCCCACGGACGACCCGACGACGGACCCGACCGGGCCGACGGGCGACCCGACCGGCGATCCGACCGGCGGCACCGAGGGCGGCGGCGGGACCGGCGCCCCGGGTGGCGAAGGGGACAACGGCTGA
- a CDS encoding pyridoxamine 5'-phosphate oxidase family protein: MPTDAQHAVGLLARTAYGRAATTMRALPFLAFARHIVADARVLLRMPRSCGYHQVCAGSVVAYGADNLSTAGPGESLWTAQVVGRCEAHEPSAAEVERFGPAPRRVDGEPFDPVYLRIEPQFGSVHVTEGTLGTL, translated from the coding sequence ATGCCCACCGACGCACAGCACGCCGTAGGTCTGCTCGCCCGCACCGCCTACGGCCGCGCCGCCACGACCATGCGCGCCCTGCCCTTCCTCGCCTTCGCGCGCCACATCGTGGCCGACGCCCGGGTCCTGCTGCGCATGCCGCGGAGCTGCGGCTACCACCAGGTCTGCGCCGGGAGCGTCGTCGCGTACGGCGCCGACAACCTGAGCACCGCCGGGCCCGGCGAGAGCCTGTGGACGGCTCAGGTGGTGGGCCGGTGCGAGGCGCACGAGCCGAGCGCCGCCGAGGTCGAGCGGTTCGGCCCCGCACCGCGCCGGGTGGACGGCGAGCCGTTCGACCCGGTGTACCTGCGAATCGAGCCGCAGTTCGGTTCGGTGCACGTCACGGAGGGCACCCTCGGCACCCTGTGA
- a CDS encoding response regulator, protein MREDGKIRVFLLDDHEVVRRGVHDLLSGESDIEVVGEAGTVAEAAARVMATRPDVAVLDVRLPDGSGVEVCRDIRSRDESVRCLMLTSFADDEALFDAIMAGASGYVLKDIRGAELLSAVRGVAAGKSLLDPAATARVLERLRDGGAKPDDRLARLTDQERRILELIGEGMTNRAIGERLNLAEKTIKNYVSSLLAKLGMQRRSQAAAFVARLEAESR, encoded by the coding sequence GTGCGCGAAGACGGAAAAATCCGGGTATTCCTCCTCGACGACCACGAGGTGGTGCGCCGGGGGGTGCACGATCTGCTCTCGGGCGAGTCCGACATCGAGGTGGTCGGCGAGGCCGGCACGGTGGCCGAGGCCGCGGCCCGGGTCATGGCCACCCGTCCGGACGTGGCGGTGCTGGACGTCCGGCTGCCGGACGGCAGCGGCGTCGAGGTGTGCCGCGACATCCGCTCCCGGGACGAGTCCGTCCGCTGCCTCATGCTCACCTCCTTCGCCGACGACGAGGCCCTCTTCGACGCGATCATGGCGGGCGCCTCCGGGTACGTCCTCAAGGACATCCGGGGCGCCGAGCTGCTGAGCGCCGTACGCGGCGTGGCGGCCGGCAAGTCGCTGCTCGACCCCGCGGCCACCGCGCGGGTGCTGGAGCGGCTGCGCGACGGCGGCGCCAAGCCCGACGACCGGCTGGCCCGCCTGACCGACCAGGAGCGCCGCATCCTGGAGCTGATCGGCGAGGGGATGACCAACCGCGCGATCGGCGAGCGGCTGAACCTGGCGGAGAAGACGATCAAGAACTACGTGTCGAGTCTGCTGGCCAAGCTCGGGATGCAGCGGCGTTCCCAGGCGGCGGCCTTCGTGGCCCGGCTGGAGGCGGAGAGCCGCTGA
- the pdhA gene encoding pyruvate dehydrogenase (acetyl-transferring) E1 component subunit alpha: protein MTESTAARKPRRSAGSKAAGTTGTKAETTGKRTARTTRTTRTAAQKGSETELVQLLTPEGERVEPAKNSPYAEYASFVADITPDELRGLYRDMVLTRRFDAEATALQRQGELGLWASLLGQEAAQIGSGRATREDDYVFPTYREHGVAWCRGVDPTNLLGMFRGVNNGGWDPNGNNFHLYTIVIGSQALHATGYAMGITKDGADSAVIAYFGDGASSQGDVSEAFNFAAVYNAPVVFFCQNNQWAISESNEKQTRVPLYQRAQGFGFPGVRVDGNDALACLAVTRWALERARRGEGPALIEAYTYRMGAHTTSDDPSRYRHDDERAAWEAKDPILRLRRFLEAANHADEGFFGELEAESEALGKRVREVVRAMPDPDRFAIFENVYADGHALVDEERAQFAAYQASFAEAEGV, encoded by the coding sequence GTGACCGAGAGCACTGCCGCGCGCAAGCCGCGACGCAGCGCCGGAAGCAAGGCGGCCGGCACCACCGGCACCAAAGCCGAGACCACCGGCAAGCGCACCGCACGCACCACTCGCACCACCCGCACCGCTGCTCAGAAAGGCTCCGAGACGGAGCTGGTGCAGCTGCTGACCCCCGAGGGCGAGCGCGTCGAGCCCGCCAAGAACTCGCCGTACGCCGAGTACGCCTCGTTCGTCGCCGACATCACCCCCGACGAGCTGCGCGGCCTGTACCGCGACATGGTGCTCACCCGGCGCTTCGACGCCGAGGCCACCGCCCTGCAGCGCCAGGGCGAGCTGGGCCTGTGGGCCTCGCTGCTCGGCCAGGAGGCCGCCCAGATCGGCTCCGGCCGGGCCACCCGCGAGGACGACTACGTCTTCCCGACCTACCGCGAGCACGGCGTCGCCTGGTGCCGCGGGGTCGACCCGACCAACCTCCTCGGCATGTTCCGCGGTGTGAACAACGGCGGCTGGGACCCCAACGGCAACAACTTCCACCTGTACACCATCGTGATCGGCTCGCAGGCGCTGCACGCCACGGGCTACGCGATGGGCATCACCAAGGACGGCGCGGACTCGGCCGTGATCGCCTACTTCGGCGACGGCGCCTCCAGCCAGGGCGACGTCAGCGAGGCGTTCAACTTCGCCGCCGTCTACAACGCCCCCGTGGTGTTCTTCTGCCAGAACAACCAGTGGGCGATCTCCGAGTCCAACGAGAAGCAGACCCGCGTGCCGCTCTACCAGCGTGCCCAGGGCTTCGGCTTCCCCGGCGTCCGCGTCGACGGCAACGACGCGCTGGCCTGCCTCGCGGTCACCCGCTGGGCGCTGGAGCGGGCGCGGCGCGGCGAGGGCCCGGCGCTCATCGAGGCGTACACGTACCGCATGGGCGCCCACACCACCTCGGACGACCCCTCCCGCTACCGGCACGACGACGAGCGTGCCGCCTGGGAGGCGAAGGACCCGATCCTGCGTCTTCGCCGCTTCCTGGAGGCCGCAAACCACGCGGACGAGGGATTCTTCGGGGAACTGGAGGCGGAGAGCGAGGCGTTGGGCAAGCGAGTGCGCGAAGTGGTCCGTGCCATGCCGGACCCGGACCGGTTCGCCATCTTCGAGAACGTGTACGCGGACGGGCACGCGCTCGTCGACGAGGAGCGAGCCCAGTTCGCCGCCTACCAGGCGTCGTTCGCCGAGGCAGAGGGGGTCTGA
- a CDS encoding alpha-ketoacid dehydrogenase subunit beta, with protein sequence MAAEKMALAKAINESLRRALDSDPKVLIMGEDVGKLGGVFRVTDGLQKDFGEDRVIDTPLAESGIVGTAIGLALRGYRPVVEIQFDGFVFPAYDQIVTQLAKMHARSLGKVKMPIVIRIPYGGGIGAVEHHSESPEALFAHVAGLKVVSPSNSADAYWMMQQAIQSDDPVIYFEPKRRYWDKAEVNREAIPGPLHTARVVREGGDLTLAAYGPMVKLCQEVADAAAEEGRSLEVVDLRSISPVDFDTIQASVEKTRRLVVVHEAPVFLGSGAEIAARITERCFYHLEAPVLRVGGYHAPYPPARLEEEYLPDLDRVLDAVDRSLAY encoded by the coding sequence ATGGCAGCGGAAAAGATGGCGCTGGCCAAGGCGATCAACGAGTCGCTGCGCCGCGCACTGGACTCGGACCCCAAGGTCCTGATCATGGGCGAGGACGTCGGCAAGCTCGGCGGCGTCTTCCGGGTGACCGACGGCCTCCAGAAGGACTTCGGCGAGGACCGGGTGATCGACACCCCGCTGGCCGAGTCCGGCATCGTCGGCACCGCCATCGGCCTGGCCCTGCGCGGCTACAGGCCGGTGGTGGAGATCCAGTTCGACGGTTTCGTCTTCCCGGCCTACGACCAGATCGTCACCCAGCTGGCCAAGATGCACGCACGCTCGCTGGGCAAGGTCAAGATGCCGATCGTCATCCGCATCCCCTACGGCGGCGGCATCGGCGCGGTCGAGCACCACTCCGAGTCCCCCGAGGCGCTGTTCGCGCACGTGGCGGGCCTGAAGGTGGTCTCCCCGTCGAATTCGGCGGACGCCTACTGGATGATGCAGCAGGCCATCCAGAGCGACGACCCGGTGATCTACTTCGAGCCCAAGCGGCGCTACTGGGACAAGGCCGAGGTCAACCGCGAGGCCATCCCGGGCCCGCTGCACACCGCGCGCGTGGTGCGCGAGGGCGGCGACCTCACGCTGGCCGCGTACGGCCCGATGGTGAAGCTCTGCCAGGAGGTCGCCGACGCGGCGGCCGAGGAGGGCAGGTCGCTGGAGGTGGTGGACCTGCGGTCCATCTCCCCGGTCGACTTCGACACGATCCAGGCGTCGGTGGAGAAGACCCGCCGCCTGGTCGTGGTCCACGAGGCACCGGTGTTCCTGGGCTCGGGCGCGGAGATCGCGGCCCGGATCACGGAGCGCTGCTTCTACCACCTGGAGGCCCCGGTGCTCCGGGTCGGCGGCTACCACGCCCCGTACCCGCCGGCGCGTCTGGAGGAGGAGTACCTGCCCGACCTGGACCGGGTGCTCGATGCCGTCGACCGCTCGCTGGCGTACTGA
- a CDS encoding dihydrolipoamide acetyltransferase family protein yields MTDSSVREFKMPDVGEGLTEAEILKWYVQPGDTVTDGQVVCEVETAKAAVELPIPYDGVVRELHFPEGTTVDVGTSIIAVAVGGAAAEAPVQEAAPAAAEEAPADAEEKKPEGRQPVLVGYGVSTSATRRRPRKGAQPPDDRQAPAAAAIQAEMNGHGNGHAPAVAPVPGERPLAKPPVRKLAKDLGVDLTTVVPSGPDGIITREDVHAAVAPARPEPQAAPAAAAPAPVAPASHDTARETRIPVKGVRKATAAAMVGSAFTAPHVTEFVTVDVTRTMKLVEELKQDKEYAGLRVNPLLLIAKALLVAIKRNPDVNASWDEAAQEIVVKHYVNLGIAAATPRGLIVPNIKDAHAQTLPQLAGSLGELVSTAREGRTSPGAMQGGTVTITNVGVFGVDTGTPILNPGESAILAVGAIKLQPWVHKGKVKPRQVTTLALSFDHRLVDGELGSKVLADVAAVLEQPKRLISWA; encoded by the coding sequence ATGACGGACAGCTCCGTGCGTGAGTTCAAGATGCCCGACGTGGGTGAGGGGCTCACCGAGGCCGAGATCCTCAAGTGGTACGTACAGCCCGGTGACACGGTCACCGACGGGCAGGTGGTGTGCGAGGTCGAGACGGCCAAGGCCGCCGTCGAGCTGCCCATCCCCTACGACGGCGTGGTCCGCGAGCTGCACTTCCCCGAGGGCACCACCGTCGACGTGGGCACGTCGATCATCGCGGTCGCCGTGGGCGGCGCGGCGGCCGAGGCCCCCGTACAGGAGGCGGCCCCGGCCGCGGCCGAGGAGGCGCCGGCCGACGCGGAGGAGAAGAAGCCGGAGGGCCGCCAGCCGGTCCTGGTCGGGTACGGGGTCTCCACCTCCGCGACCCGCCGCCGCCCCCGCAAGGGCGCCCAGCCCCCGGACGACCGGCAGGCCCCGGCGGCGGCCGCGATCCAGGCCGAGATGAACGGCCACGGCAACGGCCACGCGCCGGCCGTCGCGCCGGTCCCCGGCGAGCGCCCGCTGGCCAAGCCGCCGGTGCGCAAGCTGGCCAAGGACCTCGGTGTCGACCTGACGACCGTCGTGCCCTCCGGCCCGGACGGCATCATCACCCGCGAGGACGTGCACGCGGCCGTCGCACCGGCCCGGCCGGAGCCGCAGGCGGCCCCCGCGGCGGCCGCCCCGGCACCGGTGGCGCCGGCGTCGCACGACACCGCGCGCGAGACCCGGATCCCGGTCAAGGGTGTCCGCAAGGCGACGGCGGCGGCGATGGTCGGCTCGGCGTTCACCGCGCCGCACGTCACCGAGTTCGTGACGGTCGACGTGACGCGCACGATGAAGCTGGTCGAGGAGCTGAAGCAGGACAAGGAGTACGCGGGCCTGCGCGTGAACCCGCTCCTCCTGATCGCCAAGGCCCTGCTGGTCGCGATCAAGCGCAACCCGGACGTCAACGCCTCCTGGGACGAGGCGGCGCAGGAGATCGTGGTCAAGCACTACGTCAACCTGGGCATCGCCGCCGCGACCCCGCGGGGCCTGATCGTCCCGAACATCAAGGACGCCCACGCCCAGACGCTCCCGCAGCTGGCGGGGTCCCTGGGCGAGCTGGTGTCGACGGCGAGGGAGGGCAGGACCAGCCCCGGCGCCATGCAGGGCGGCACGGTGACCATCACCAACGTCGGCGTCTTCGGCGTCGACACGGGCACACCGATCCTCAACCCCGGCGAGTCCGCGATCCTCGCGGTCGGCGCGATCAAGCTCCAGCCGTGGGTGCACAAGGGCAAGGTGAAGCCGCGTCAGGTGACCACCCTGGCCCTGAGCTTCGACCACCGTCTGGTCGACGGCGAACTGGGCTCCAAGGTCCTCGCCGACGTGGCGGCGGTCCTGGAGCAGCCGAAGCGGTTGATCAGCTGGGCGTAG
- a CDS encoding D-alanyl-D-alanine carboxypeptidase family protein: protein MINSILGSRTRRAAAVTLTGGVVLATGVLASAPAQAAEPEWKAHRVRTVAAPAPSIAAKGGFVMNDANGASLYTKAADTKRSTGSTTKIMTAKVVLAQPNLNLDAKVTIQMAYSDYIVSKNASSARLIVGDKVTVRQLLYGLMLPSGCDAAYALADKFGSGSTRAARVKSFIGKMNSTAKSLGLKNTHFDSFDGIGNGKNYSTPRDLTKLASNAMKSSTFRTIVKTKKYTAKTVTKTGGTRTMAAWTNTNTLLSSYSGAIGVKTGSGPEAKYCLVFAATRKGKTVIGTVLTSTSSNQRATDATKLMNYGFGKL from the coding sequence TTGATAAACAGCATTCTGGGCAGCCGCACCCGCAGAGCCGCCGCCGTCACGCTGACCGGCGGCGTCGTCCTCGCGACCGGCGTCCTCGCCTCCGCACCCGCTCAGGCCGCCGAGCCCGAGTGGAAGGCCCACCGCGTGCGCACCGTCGCCGCCCCGGCGCCGTCGATCGCCGCCAAGGGCGGCTTCGTGATGAACGACGCCAACGGCGCCTCGCTGTACACCAAGGCCGCCGACACCAAGCGCTCCACCGGCTCCACGACCAAGATCATGACCGCCAAGGTCGTGCTCGCGCAGCCGAATCTGAACCTGGACGCCAAGGTCACGATCCAGATGGCGTACAGCGACTACATCGTGTCGAAGAACGCCTCCTCCGCCCGTCTGATCGTCGGCGACAAGGTGACGGTCCGGCAGCTGCTCTACGGGCTGATGCTGCCGTCCGGCTGCGACGCGGCGTACGCGCTGGCCGACAAGTTCGGCTCGGGCAGCACGCGGGCGGCCCGGGTGAAGTCGTTCATCGGCAAGATGAACTCCACCGCCAAGAGCCTCGGCCTGAAGAACACGCACTTCGACTCGTTCGACGGCATCGGCAACGGCAAGAACTACTCCACGCCGCGCGACCTGACGAAGCTCGCGAGCAACGCGATGAAGAGCTCGACCTTCCGCACGATCGTCAAGACCAAGAAGTACACGGCGAAGACGGTCACCAAGACGGGCGGCACCCGCACCATGGCGGCCTGGACCAACACCAACACGCTGCTGAGCAGTTACAGCGGCGCGATCGGCGTGAAGACGGGCTCGGGCCCGGAGGCCAAGTACTGCCTGGTCTTCGCGGCGACCCGGAAGGGCAAGACCGTCATCGGCACGGTCCTGACGTCCACGTCGTCCAACCAGCGCGCGACCGACGCCACCAAGCTCATGAACTACGGCTTCGGCAAGCTCTGA